A part of Miscanthus floridulus cultivar M001 chromosome 6, ASM1932011v1, whole genome shotgun sequence genomic DNA contains:
- the LOC136456419 gene encoding pentatricopeptide repeat-containing protein At3g09650, chloroplastic-like, whose product MLCCTRYSLQLLQPHPSFPGGATCSCSCSCSPPSSSSGNQHQRLHPPAALSPATSRSTPPLTHAPDHEEDGASDDALLALLRAHDTDAAYSLFSSKPSALPSSPTTASRLLAQLSFDSNGPDTFSRAARLLQSLRARGALDLLDANSLSLAAAAAARSRDARLAHSLLLYMLRQGLLPDRRAYTAAVARLTPPTKALRLFDAVLRHLRRAPSELVYPSCLPDAAAFNAALSACADAGDCRRFRQLFDAMSEWSSAADALTYNVVIKMCARAGRKDLVARVLERMLSSGLAPCATTFHSLVAAFVGFGDITTAERIVQAMREERKDICSLLRAVAMDCDGATDVEEGAALLDDIVAGAKQGQGSDEVPLLPKAYPPNARVYTTLMKGYMNAGRVDDVVAVLRAMRQEALTVPASRPDHVTYTTVISALVGAGDVARAHAVLGEMAAAGVPANRVTYNVLLKGYCQQLQIGKARELFEEMVTDAGIQPGVVTYNTLMDGCVLSDDSAGALAFFNEMRSWGIAPSTVSYTTLMKAFAVSGQPKVAHKVFMEMERDPRVTVDRAAWNMLVEGYCRLGLVETAKQVVERMKERGVQPDVATYGSLAKGIAMARKPGEALVLWNEVKERCLEEADEELLGALADMCVRAAFFKKALEIVACMEEKGIAPNKTKYKKMYIEMHSRMFTSMHASQARRDRRRERKRAAEAFKFWLGLPNSYYGSEWRIEPLLDGDDQS is encoded by the coding sequence ATGCTATGCTGCACGCGCTACTCGCTCCAGCTCCTCCAACCCCATCCCTCCTTCCCCGGTGGCGCCACCTGCTCTTGCTCGTGCTCATGCTccccaccttcttcctcctccggcaACCAGCACCAGAGGCTCCATCCGCCAGCCGCCCTGTCCCCAGCTACTTCCCGTTCCACCCCGCCACTCACCCACGCGCCTGACCATGAAGAAGATGGTGCCTCCGATGACGCCCTCCTGGCGCTCCTCCGCGCCCATGACACCGATGCCGCCTACAGCCTCTTCTCCTCGAAGCCTTCTGCCCTCCCTTCCTCCCCCACCACGGCCTCTCGCCTCCTCGCGCAGCTCTCCTTCGATTCCAACGGCCCCGATACGTTCTCCCGCGCCGCCCGCCTCCTCCAGAGCCTCCGCGCCCGCGGCGCCCTCGACCTCCTCGACGCCAACTCCCTCTCcctcgcggccgcggccgccgcccgcTCCCGCGACGCCCGcctcgcccactccctcctcctctacatgcTCCGTCAGGGCCTCCTCCCCGACCGACGCGCGtacaccgccgccgtcgcccgcctCACGCCGCCCACCAAGGCGCTCCGCCTCTTCGACGCCGTCCTCCGCCACCTCCGCCGCGCGCCATCAGAGCTCGTCTACCCCTCCTGCCTCCCCGACGCGGCCGCATTCAACGCAGCGCTCAGCGCCTGCGCCGACGCCGGGGACTGCCGCCGATTCCGGCAGCTGTTCGACGCAATGAGCGAATGGAGCTCCGCCGCCGATGCGCTCACCTACAACGTCGTCATCAAGATGTGCGCGCGCGCCGGCCGAAAGGACCTCGTCGCGCGCGTGCTTGAGCGCATGCTCTCCTCCGGCCTCGCCCCCTGCGCCACCACTTTCCACTCCCTCGTCGCCGCGTTCGTCGGCTTCGGTGACATCACCACGGCGGAGAGGATCGTGCAGGCGATGCGGGAAGAGCGCAAAGACATATGCTCACTGCTAAGGGCTGTCGCTATGGATTGCGACGGTGCGACTGACGTCGAGGAGGGTGCCGCGCTGCTGGACGACATTGTTGCCGGGGCCAAACAGGGACAGGGCTCAGATGAGGTGCCGCTGCTCCCCAAGGCTTATCCGCCCAACGCCAGGGTGTACACCACGTTGATGAAGGGATACATGAACGCAGGCCGTGTCGACGATGTCGTGGCCGTGCTGCGCGCGATGCGGCAAGAGGCGCTGACGGTACCCGCAAGCCGGCCGGACCATGTGACTTACACGACGGTGATATCAGCGCTTGTCGGTGCGGGCGATGTGGCGCGCGCGCACGCCGTGCTGGGCGAGATGGCCGCGGCCGGAGTTCCAGCCAACCGTGTCACCTACAACGTCCTGCTCAAGGGGTACTGCCAGCAGCTGCAGATCGGCAAGGCCAGGGAGCTCTTTGAGGAGATGGTGACGGACGCCGGCATCCAGCCCGGCGTGGTGACATACAACACCCTCATGGACGGGTGCGTGCTCAGCGACGACAGCGCGGGCGCGCTAGCCTTCTTCAACGAGATGCGGTCATGGGGCATCGCGCCGTCCACGGTGAGCTACACGACGCTGATGAAGGCGTTCGCTGTGTCGGGGCAGCCCAAGGTGGCgcacaaggtgttcatggagatggagcgggaccccAGGGTGACGGTGGACAGGGCGGCGTGGAACATGCTCGTGGAGGGGTACTGCCGGCTGGGGCTGGTGGAGACGGCGAAGCAGGTGGTAGAGAGGATGAAGGAACGCGGCGTGCAGCCGGACGTGGCGACGTACGGCAGCCTGGCGAAGGGCATCGCGATGGCGCGCAAGCCAGGGGAGGCGCTGGTGCTCTGGAACGAGGTGAAGGAGCGGTGCCtggaggaggccgacgaggagcTGCTGGGGGCGCTGGCGGACATGTGCGTGAGGGCGGCCTTCTTCAAGAAGGCGCTGGAGATCGTGGCGTGCATGGAGGAGAAGGGCATCGCGCCCAACAAGACCAAGTACAAGAAGATGTACATCGAGATGCACTCCAGGATGTTCACCAGCATGCACGCGTCGCAAGCGCGCCGGGACAGGCGCCGGGAGCGCAAGCGTGCCGCCGAGGCCTTCAAGTTCTGGCTCGGTCTGCCCAACTCCTACTATGGCAGCGAGTGGCGGATCGAGCCTCTGCTGGATGGCGATGACCAAAGTTGA